One genomic segment of Thermovibrio guaymasensis includes these proteins:
- a CDS encoding purine-nucleoside phosphorylase: MTAEEKVKEFFGEEKFDVAVLGGSGIELGKGVAEFPYSEVPGMPKPKVPGHRGVIKLFKVGSKKVLFFEGRFHYYEGRQDWEIRFIPLLCSKLGVELFIPTCSSGAVSRRAAFSEVGVILDHINLTGKNPLVGLIEEFGDRVFVNGKEIYDLEVGELFLKTAIEIGIKAVPVTLAAMLGPNYETFAEIRMLETLGVDCVSMSTVPDSIAAKFFGMKVCGLTIFTNDTLNLKATHTEVLKVAKERGEKLSLLLKEVISSLK, translated from the coding sequence ATGACTGCTGAAGAGAAGGTAAAGGAGTTCTTCGGAGAGGAAAAGTTTGACGTTGCAGTATTAGGAGGTTCAGGTATAGAACTTGGAAAAGGAGTAGCAGAGTTCCCCTACTCTGAAGTTCCCGGAATGCCTAAGCCTAAAGTTCCAGGCCACAGGGGAGTTATAAAGCTCTTTAAAGTCGGGAGTAAAAAAGTCCTCTTCTTTGAGGGAAGGTTTCACTACTACGAAGGAAGGCAAGACTGGGAAATAAGGTTCATCCCTCTCCTGTGTTCAAAGCTCGGGGTGGAACTCTTCATTCCAACGTGCTCCTCAGGTGCAGTTTCAAGGAGGGCTGCTTTCAGCGAAGTTGGAGTTATCCTAGATCACATAAACCTAACGGGGAAAAACCCTTTAGTAGGTCTGATTGAGGAGTTTGGGGATAGGGTCTTTGTAAACGGAAAGGAAATTTACGACCTGGAGGTTGGAGAGCTCTTTTTAAAGACAGCCATTGAAATTGGAATAAAGGCGGTTCCTGTAACGCTTGCAGCAATGCTCGGCCCAAATTACGAAACTTTCGCAGAGATTAGAATGCTTGAAACTCTGGGAGTAGACTGTGTAAGTATGTCAACGGTTCCAGACTCAATAGCTGCAAAGTTCTTCGGAATGAAGGTCTGCGGACTAACCATCTTTACAAACGATACGTTAAACCTTAAGGCAACCCACACTGAAGTCCTTAAAGTGGCAAAGGAGAGAGGTGAGAAACTCTCCCTCCTCCTAAAGGAAGTTATAAGTTCCTTAAAGTAG
- a CDS encoding MBL fold metallo-hydrolase → MKLNKDSLRGKLVFLGTAGARYVAFGFLRQAGGLYFGFDEAFAHVDPGPGAFVHAHRKGIESYWTEIVILSHRHLDHCADVNHVLESMTLGGKNKRGTLLCPSDAVEEDPVVLEFTRKNVKEVRIIGEGSSFEFPSFKVTFPIKHRHGVETYGMRFSYEGLEVSYISDTAFFEELVKAYSNSDLLILNTTMLKRNPLIDHLSAQDSEVLIGEIKPRLAILTHFGRTMLSAKPWEVALDISKRTGVKTIAAYDNMIVDLLSLSVVRQR, encoded by the coding sequence TTGAAGTTAAACAAGGATTCCTTAAGAGGAAAGTTAGTTTTCCTCGGTACTGCTGGTGCAAGGTACGTTGCCTTTGGCTTTTTAAGACAGGCAGGTGGCCTCTACTTTGGGTTTGATGAGGCCTTTGCTCACGTTGATCCGGGTCCCGGAGCCTTTGTTCACGCCCACAGGAAAGGGATAGAATCCTACTGGACAGAAATTGTAATCCTATCCCACAGACACCTTGACCACTGTGCAGACGTTAATCACGTTTTAGAATCTATGACGTTAGGAGGAAAGAATAAGAGGGGAACTCTCCTGTGCCCTTCAGATGCTGTTGAAGAGGACCCGGTCGTCCTTGAGTTTACTAGGAAGAACGTAAAAGAAGTGAGAATCATAGGTGAGGGTAGCAGTTTTGAATTTCCTTCCTTTAAAGTGACCTTCCCGATAAAGCACCGTCACGGAGTTGAGACTTACGGAATGAGGTTTTCCTACGAAGGTCTTGAAGTATCCTACATTTCAGATACAGCCTTCTTTGAAGAGCTAGTAAAGGCCTATTCAAATTCAGATCTACTAATACTTAATACCACAATGTTAAAGAGGAATCCTTTAATAGATCACTTAAGTGCCCAAGACTCAGAGGTTCTAATAGGAGAGATAAAGCCAAGACTTGCCATTCTAACCCACTTCGGAAGGACTATGCTTTCGGCAAAGCCCTGGGAAGTTGCACTTGATATTTCAAAGAGAACAGGAGTTAAGACAATAGCAGCTTACGACAACATGATAGTTGACCTTTTAAGCTTATCGGTTGTGAGGCAGAGGTGA
- a CDS encoding prephenate dehydrogenase: MEWEFNEICIVGLGLIGGSFALNLKLKGFPGRITAVDINPEAIEKGIELEIIDRGSIKHSIAINADLIVLATPVGVYESVLKQVKPHIKEGCIVTDLGSVKGELVKRCEEILEGVAPFVGGHPIAGTEKSGVENSVENLFANAKFILTPTEKTDPKAKEKIKKLWEKLGSKVIEMDPYHHDRVFAAVSHLPHVVAYSIVNAIGKLSEDTGENLFEFTGGGFRDFTRIAMSDPIMWRDICIGNRENILKSIKRFKEALTEVERLIEKEDKEGLKEFFQKAKEKRSFIK; encoded by the coding sequence TTGGAGTGGGAATTTAACGAAATATGCATAGTAGGACTTGGGTTAATCGGAGGTTCATTTGCGCTTAACCTAAAGTTAAAAGGTTTCCCAGGAAGAATTACTGCCGTTGACATTAACCCAGAAGCCATAGAGAAGGGAATAGAGCTTGAAATCATAGACAGGGGAAGTATAAAGCACTCTATAGCAATAAATGCTGATCTAATCGTTCTTGCAACTCCGGTTGGAGTATATGAAAGCGTCCTTAAACAAGTTAAACCTCACATAAAGGAGGGATGTATAGTAACAGACCTTGGAAGCGTAAAGGGAGAACTGGTTAAAAGGTGTGAGGAAATTTTGGAAGGAGTTGCCCCTTTTGTTGGAGGACACCCAATAGCAGGAACGGAAAAGTCGGGAGTAGAAAATTCTGTTGAAAACCTCTTTGCAAACGCAAAGTTCATACTAACCCCTACAGAGAAGACAGACCCTAAGGCAAAGGAGAAAATTAAAAAGCTGTGGGAAAAGTTAGGTTCTAAAGTAATAGAAATGGACCCATATCATCACGATAGAGTATTTGCTGCAGTCAGCCACCTTCCCCACGTGGTTGCCTACTCAATAGTTAACGCAATAGGGAAGTTATCGGAAGACACCGGCGAAAATCTATTTGAGTTTACAGGTGGCGGTTTTAGGGACTTTACTAGGATTGCAATGAGTGACCCAATTATGTGGAGGGACATATGTATAGGAAATAGGGAGAACATACTTAAATCAATTAAGCGGTTTAAGGAAGCTCTAACGGAAGTTGAGAGGTTAATAGAGAAAGAAGATAAGGAAGGCCTAAAGGAGTTCTTTCAGAAGGCAAAGGAGAAGAGGAGCTTTATAAAGTAG
- the lysA gene encoding diaminopimelate decarboxylase, giving the protein MKEIFPSIGYKSGELYVEETKVREIAEEVGTPVYIYSKRAIEKAYREIEEAFSKVNLLIAFAVKSNSNVWVLKVLKELGAGADTVSVGEIFRAITAGIEPKKILFAGVGKREDEIEFALERGILMFNVESEGELLKIESVAERLNKVAPIAVRVNPEVNPKTHPYIATGLRSSKFGVDFETALKLYRKAKESRYLKPIGIHFHIGSQITDVSAFEEAASKVKELVKELQSRGVEVEYFDAGGGLGINYKPDEKPVPAKALAEALIPHVKEVNCKLILEPGRRIVGNAGILVTKLLYRKETPEKLFYVVDAGMNDLARPSLYKAYHHIEPVKEISGERIKATVVGPICESGDQFGQDRPLPLLKEGELLAVFSAGAYGFSMASNYNSRPRPAEVLVDGSNFKVIRQRETLADLISREF; this is encoded by the coding sequence GTGAAAGAAATTTTCCCCTCTATTGGTTACAAAAGTGGAGAGCTCTACGTTGAAGAAACAAAGGTTAGAGAGATAGCTGAAGAAGTCGGAACGCCGGTCTACATTTACAGTAAGAGAGCAATTGAAAAAGCCTACAGGGAAATTGAGGAAGCCTTCAGTAAAGTTAACCTTTTAATAGCCTTTGCGGTTAAGTCAAATTCAAACGTCTGGGTCTTAAAGGTCTTAAAGGAGCTCGGAGCAGGAGCAGATACTGTATCCGTTGGTGAAATCTTCAGGGCAATAACGGCAGGGATAGAGCCTAAAAAGATCCTCTTTGCCGGAGTAGGAAAGAGGGAAGACGAAATAGAGTTTGCCCTTGAAAGGGGAATCTTAATGTTCAACGTTGAAAGTGAGGGGGAGCTCCTTAAAATAGAGAGTGTAGCAGAAAGGTTAAACAAAGTAGCTCCCATAGCAGTCAGAGTTAACCCGGAGGTTAACCCAAAGACTCACCCCTACATAGCCACTGGACTGAGGAGTTCAAAGTTTGGAGTAGACTTTGAGACGGCTTTAAAGCTCTACAGAAAGGCAAAGGAGAGCAGGTACCTAAAGCCCATTGGAATTCACTTCCACATAGGTTCTCAGATTACAGACGTTTCAGCCTTTGAAGAGGCAGCTTCAAAGGTAAAGGAGCTTGTAAAGGAGCTCCAAAGCAGAGGAGTTGAAGTTGAGTACTTTGATGCAGGGGGAGGACTTGGAATCAACTATAAACCAGATGAAAAGCCCGTTCCTGCAAAAGCTTTAGCTGAAGCTCTAATTCCACACGTAAAAGAGGTTAACTGCAAGCTAATCCTTGAGCCAGGGAGGAGAATCGTAGGGAACGCAGGGATTTTAGTAACTAAACTCCTTTACAGAAAAGAAACTCCAGAAAAACTCTTCTACGTGGTTGACGCTGGAATGAACGACCTTGCAAGACCTTCCCTATACAAAGCTTACCACCACATAGAACCGGTAAAGGAAATTTCTGGAGAAAGAATTAAGGCAACGGTTGTCGGGCCAATCTGCGAAAGTGGAGATCAGTTCGGTCAGGATAGGCCCCTTCCCCTCCTTAAAGAAGGGGAACTTTTAGCTGTTTTCAGTGCAGGTGCTTACGGCTTCTCAATGGCCAGCAACTACAACTCAAGGCCAAGGCCTGCAGAAGTCTTAGTTGACGGAAGCAACTTTAAAGTAATTAGGCAAAGGGAAACGTTAGCAGACCTTATCTCAAGGGAGTTTTAG
- a CDS encoding class II aldolase/adducin family protein, producing MLPFLNERLELIEVAKLTFQLGLTDSHGGNLSCRAGDFIIIKRSGKSLGRLQPEDFVVTTINENPSLDRFASVELKVHRAIYKNLTGVKAVLHAHSPYTVACSLKFNEIEPLDSESKLLLGDKIPVLKAKEVVSSEEVAERLPGLLRKCPVAVVYSHGPFAVGRNIEEALKYLSALENSCKILTFYSQLR from the coding sequence ATGCTCCCTTTCTTAAATGAGAGGTTAGAACTCATTGAGGTAGCAAAATTAACTTTTCAACTTGGCCTAACCGACAGCCACGGAGGGAACCTTAGCTGCAGAGCTGGAGACTTTATAATCATAAAACGTTCAGGTAAAAGTTTAGGAAGACTTCAACCTGAAGACTTTGTAGTAACGACTATCAATGAAAACCCCTCCCTTGATAGGTTTGCCTCAGTTGAGCTAAAAGTTCACAGGGCAATCTATAAAAACCTAACCGGAGTTAAAGCAGTCCTTCACGCCCACTCCCCTTACACCGTTGCCTGTTCTTTAAAATTCAACGAGATTGAACCTTTAGACTCCGAAAGTAAACTACTTCTTGGAGACAAAATACCCGTTTTAAAAGCTAAAGAAGTGGTATCCTCAGAAGAGGTTGCCGAGAGATTACCCGGTCTTTTAAGGAAGTGTCCGGTTGCAGTAGTTTACAGCCATGGACCGTTTGCAGTAGGAAGGAACATTGAGGAAGCTTTAAAATACTTATCTGCCCTTGAAAATTCTTGCAAAATTTTAACTTTTTACTCTCAACTCAGATAG
- a CDS encoding P-II family nitrogen regulator, giving the protein MKKIEAIIKPFKLEEVKDALTEIGIQGLTVSEVKGFGRQKGHTELYRGAEYVVDFIPKVKIEVVVPDSIAEKVVETIVNAARTGRIGDGKVFVIPVEDAVRIRTGERGESAI; this is encoded by the coding sequence ATGAAGAAAATAGAGGCAATAATAAAGCCTTTTAAGCTTGAAGAGGTAAAGGATGCTCTAACTGAAATTGGTATCCAAGGGTTGACAGTTTCAGAAGTTAAAGGTTTTGGTAGGCAAAAAGGGCATACGGAGCTCTACCGCGGAGCAGAGTACGTCGTTGATTTTATTCCAAAGGTAAAGATAGAGGTTGTAGTTCCAGACTCAATCGCTGAGAAGGTTGTTGAGACGATAGTAAATGCCGCAAGAACAGGAAGGATAGGGGACGGTAAGGTATTTGTAATTCCTGTAGAGGATGCCGTTAGGATTAGGACCGGAGAAAGAGGAGAGAGTGCAATTTAA
- the glnA gene encoding type I glutamate--ammonia ligase: MKPKNAKEVVELIQREGVKFVDLRFTDMFGTWHHITYPAHEIGEESFEQGLFFDGSSIRQWQPINASDMMFKLDPTTATIDPLSEIPTLVVIADIVDPVTKEPYHKDPRNIAKLAIEYLKSTGIGDTVYCGPEPEFFIFDDVRYDVGMNYGFYEVDSVEGIWRTGAEENPNLGHKIKPKGGYFPVPPNDQLDHIRKIMAMKMEEAGLVIEALHHEVATGGQCEIDFRFGTLVEAADNVQWLKYIVKNVAKMFGKTATFMPKPIFGDNGSGMHVHMSIWKNGENLFHGESYSGLSETALYFIGGIIKHAKAVCAFTNPTVNSYKRLVPGYEAPVNLCYSARNRSAAIRVPVVVSPKAKRIEVRFPDPSGAPYLTFTALLMAGLDGIENKIHPGEPVDKNLYDLPPEELVDIPTVPASLDEALDALEKDYEFLTKGGVMSEQFIEDYIEYKRKEEIDPVRLRPTPMEFFLYYDV; the protein is encoded by the coding sequence ATGAAGCCTAAAAACGCAAAAGAGGTAGTAGAGTTAATTCAAAGAGAAGGTGTTAAATTTGTAGACCTTAGGTTTACCGATATGTTCGGTACCTGGCACCACATTACCTACCCTGCTCATGAGATTGGTGAGGAGAGTTTTGAGCAGGGGCTCTTCTTTGACGGTTCATCAATTCGTCAGTGGCAGCCTATCAACGCGAGCGATATGATGTTTAAGCTTGACCCTACGACTGCTACGATTGATCCCCTTTCAGAGATTCCTACTCTCGTGGTAATTGCCGATATCGTTGATCCGGTTACAAAAGAGCCTTACCACAAGGACCCAAGGAATATTGCAAAACTAGCGATTGAATACCTTAAATCAACAGGTATCGGTGATACGGTTTACTGCGGTCCAGAGCCTGAGTTCTTCATCTTTGACGACGTTCGCTACGACGTTGGAATGAACTATGGCTTTTACGAAGTTGACAGCGTAGAAGGGATTTGGAGGACAGGAGCTGAGGAGAATCCGAACCTCGGCCACAAAATTAAGCCTAAGGGAGGTTACTTCCCGGTTCCTCCAAACGACCAGCTTGACCACATAAGGAAGATTATGGCTATGAAAATGGAGGAGGCGGGGCTCGTAATAGAGGCTCTCCACCACGAGGTTGCTACCGGCGGACAGTGTGAGATTGACTTTAGGTTTGGAACACTGGTTGAGGCTGCAGACAACGTTCAGTGGCTCAAGTATATCGTTAAGAACGTTGCTAAGATGTTTGGAAAGACCGCAACCTTTATGCCAAAGCCTATTTTCGGGGATAATGGTTCAGGTATGCACGTTCATATGTCAATCTGGAAGAACGGAGAAAACCTCTTCCACGGGGAGAGTTACAGTGGGCTCTCTGAAACCGCCCTCTACTTCATAGGAGGAATTATTAAGCACGCAAAGGCAGTTTGTGCCTTTACTAACCCGACTGTTAACTCCTACAAGAGGCTCGTCCCTGGATATGAAGCTCCCGTTAATCTGTGTTACTCTGCAAGGAACCGTTCTGCTGCAATAAGGGTTCCCGTTGTTGTGTCTCCTAAAGCTAAGAGGATTGAGGTAAGGTTCCCCGATCCATCTGGAGCTCCTTACCTTACGTTTACCGCTCTCCTCATGGCTGGTCTTGACGGAATTGAGAACAAAATACACCCAGGGGAGCCTGTTGATAAGAACCTCTACGACCTTCCACCAGAGGAGCTCGTTGACATTCCAACAGTTCCAGCTTCCCTTGATGAAGCACTTGATGCCCTTGAGAAGGACTATGAGTTCCTTACAAAGGGCGGCGTAATGAGTGAGCAGTTCATTGAGGATTACATTGAGTACAAGCGTAAAGAGGAGATAGATCCTGTTCGCCTAAGGCCGACACCTATGGAGTTCTTCCTCTACTACGACGTGTAA
- a CDS encoding NTPase, giving the protein MKLALTGRPRIGKTTAVKRVFELLKGRAEGFWTEEIRKGGRRWGFKVVRSDGFECLLASVERDSQYRVGRYKVFVDQFNRCAVPFLNELLSKKPFLIVIDEVGKMELLSRDFQDLCWKILREEGNFLVTLPLKNFHPIILEFKKTFKVIHLTQENRDSIPFKIVNLLEGRDGEEEHGFPSK; this is encoded by the coding sequence GTGAAGTTAGCCCTTACAGGAAGGCCAAGAATAGGGAAAACAACGGCAGTTAAAAGGGTTTTTGAACTCCTTAAGGGAAGGGCTGAGGGTTTCTGGACTGAGGAAATTAGAAAAGGGGGAAGGAGGTGGGGCTTTAAAGTTGTGAGGAGTGACGGGTTTGAGTGCCTCCTTGCCAGCGTTGAAAGGGATTCTCAGTATAGGGTCGGTCGCTATAAAGTTTTCGTTGACCAGTTTAATAGGTGTGCAGTTCCTTTTCTAAATGAACTTTTATCTAAAAAGCCCTTTTTAATAGTCATTGATGAAGTTGGGAAGATGGAGCTCCTATCAAGAGATTTTCAAGATCTGTGCTGGAAGATACTGAGAGAGGAGGGGAACTTCTTAGTAACTTTGCCTTTAAAGAACTTTCACCCTATTATTTTAGAGTTTAAAAAGACTTTTAAAGTAATACATTTAACCCAAGAAAATAGGGATAGTATTCCGTTTAAAATTGTAAACCTTCTGGAGGGTAGAGATGGAGAAGAAGAACATGGGTTTCCTTCCAAATAG
- the ispF gene encoding 2-C-methyl-D-erythritol 2,4-cyclodiphosphate synthase — MRVGIGYDAHRLVEGRKLVLGGVEIPYSKGLLGHSDADVLLHSICDAILGALSLGDIGELFPDTDERFKGISSLLLLKEVNSTLKSRGYKVLNVDSVVVAQKPKLKPYREQMVKNISSVLDILPSQVSVKFTTTESMGFEGKEEGISAQAVVLIGEVEKW, encoded by the coding sequence TTGAGGGTCGGCATAGGTTACGATGCCCACAGGTTGGTAGAGGGCAGGAAGTTAGTATTGGGCGGAGTTGAAATACCTTATTCAAAAGGCCTTTTGGGACATTCAGATGCCGATGTTCTCCTACATTCTATTTGTGATGCCATCCTTGGAGCTCTCTCCTTAGGTGATATTGGGGAGCTCTTCCCCGATACTGACGAGAGATTTAAAGGAATTTCAAGTTTACTTCTCCTAAAGGAAGTTAATTCAACTTTAAAGTCAAGAGGTTATAAAGTTTTAAACGTTGACTCTGTGGTGGTTGCTCAAAAGCCCAAGCTTAAGCCTTACAGGGAACAGATGGTCAAGAATATTTCATCGGTTCTTGATATACTTCCTTCGCAGGTCTCCGTAAAGTTCACCACGACTGAAAGTATGGGCTTTGAAGGAAAGGAAGAGGGAATTTCCGCTCAAGCAGTAGTATTAATCGGGGAGGTAGAGAAGTGGTAA
- the fabZ gene encoding 3-hydroxyacyl-ACP dehydratase FabZ gives MDINEIMKVIPHRYPFLLVDKIVDFVPKERIVGIKNVTMNEPFFQGHFPGHPIFPGALLIEAMAQVGCILMFKSFDLSPEKFVVYFMGIDKARFRKPVRPGDTVKFVLTPTVIKSKMSKMKGEAFVEDSLVAEAEIMAMITRK, from the coding sequence ATGGATATTAACGAGATTATGAAAGTTATTCCTCACCGTTATCCTTTTCTCCTTGTTGATAAGATAGTTGATTTTGTCCCTAAGGAAAGGATTGTAGGTATAAAGAACGTTACAATGAACGAACCCTTTTTTCAGGGGCACTTTCCAGGGCATCCTATTTTTCCGGGAGCCCTCTTAATAGAGGCTATGGCGCAAGTTGGCTGTATTTTAATGTTTAAGTCCTTTGACCTCTCTCCTGAGAAGTTCGTCGTTTACTTTATGGGAATAGATAAGGCCCGCTTTAGAAAGCCCGTTCGTCCGGGGGACACTGTGAAGTTTGTCCTTACTCCTACTGTTATAAAGTCAAAGATGTCAAAGATGAAGGGTGAAGCCTTTGTTGAGGATAGCTTAGTTGCTGAAGCAGAAATAATGGCTATGATTACGAGGAAGTAA
- a CDS encoding Fur family transcriptional regulator: protein MEKIRKKKRNTKQKAVVYQVVLDSHDHPTAEKVYERARKELPTISLGTVYRVLKELVSEGKIREIVVNKQSHFEGRTDFHHHFICRECGKIEDVETPLCRYTCKKVEDKGYVVEDVEYKFYGLCSKCAQKLGILEERAVQV from the coding sequence TTGGAGAAAATTAGGAAGAAGAAGAGGAACACTAAACAGAAGGCTGTTGTTTACCAGGTTGTCCTTGATTCCCACGATCACCCAACTGCTGAGAAGGTTTACGAGAGGGCAAGGAAGGAGCTCCCTACAATAAGTCTTGGAACAGTTTACAGGGTTTTAAAGGAGCTGGTTTCAGAGGGTAAAATAAGGGAGATAGTTGTAAATAAACAGTCCCACTTTGAAGGTAGAACCGACTTTCACCACCACTTTATCTGTAGGGAGTGCGGGAAAATAGAGGACGTTGAGACTCCCCTTTGCCGCTATACCTGTAAGAAGGTTGAAGATAAGGGATACGTAGTTGAGGACGTTGAGTATAAGTTTTACGGGCTTTGCAGTAAGTGTGCACAGAAGTTGGGCATTTTAGAGGAGAGAGCTGTACAAGTTTAG
- the lpxA gene encoding acyl-ACP--UDP-N-acetylglucosamine O-acyltransferase, which yields MAVKISPSAVVERGAELEDGVIVEPFAYVGPKVKVGGGTVIKSGAYITGDTQIGRECVIFSSHIGVEPQDLKYKGEETKVVIGDRVRIREYVTIHKGTEGGGGVTQIGDDVLLMAYVHVAHDVKIGNKVIVANAVQIAGHVEIGDWAVIGGLTGIHQFVRIGKHAMVGGASAVHRDVPPFTVAQGNRAKLVGINLVGLKRRGFSRESIRALSAAFEMAFKTEEPLLVALRRVEEELGDFPEIREFVSFIKESKRGICPV from the coding sequence ATGGCTGTAAAGATTTCTCCTTCTGCAGTTGTTGAAAGAGGTGCCGAACTTGAGGACGGGGTTATTGTAGAGCCTTTTGCTTACGTTGGTCCAAAGGTAAAGGTAGGAGGAGGAACCGTAATAAAGAGCGGTGCTTACATAACGGGTGATACTCAGATCGGCAGGGAGTGTGTGATCTTCTCATCCCATATAGGAGTTGAACCTCAGGACCTTAAGTATAAGGGAGAGGAAACGAAAGTTGTAATAGGAGATAGAGTAAGGATTAGGGAGTACGTTACTATACACAAGGGAACTGAAGGAGGGGGAGGAGTAACTCAGATAGGAGACGACGTTCTCCTTATGGCTTACGTTCACGTTGCCCACGACGTTAAAATTGGAAATAAAGTTATAGTTGCAAACGCAGTCCAGATAGCTGGACACGTTGAAATAGGTGATTGGGCAGTTATAGGTGGCCTTACCGGTATTCACCAGTTCGTCAGAATTGGAAAGCACGCCATGGTTGGAGGAGCTTCTGCTGTTCACAGGGACGTTCCTCCGTTTACAGTTGCCCAAGGGAATAGGGCTAAACTGGTTGGAATCAACCTGGTGGGCCTTAAGAGGAGAGGTTTTTCAAGGGAGAGTATAAGAGCTCTATCTGCGGCTTTTGAGATGGCCTTTAAAACGGAAGAACCTCTCTTGGTTGCCCTTAGGAGAGTTGAGGAGGAGCTTGGAGATTTCCCTGAAATTAGGGAGTTTGTAAGCTTCATTAAAGAGAGCAAAAGGGGTATCTGTCCAGTTTGA
- the hslO gene encoding Hsp33 family molecular chaperone HslO, giving the protein MEKKNMGFLPNREKLVKELTPQVKEDLKNYFQDRDYGVIAITREDALRAFVVKATNLCEIARLRHKLSPMATAVLGRALIGAILLTSLLKHGTDQRVLLRIEGDGPIGLVVAEANAKGEVRGFVQNPNVPTFVKEESGKKKFDIGKAVGKGTLTVVKDLGFGTPYESSVPLVSGEIAQDIAYYLLKSEQIPSAVAIGVLVGETGKVEAAGGFLAQPLPGASEEAIEKLEENVKSLPPVSTLIKEGKRPEDIAELLFKGFTTELLALKELSFRCKCSKELARGGLIAMPEEELEKLIEEGQASVKCNFCGEEYVFTKEELQEIMEEKRKGNN; this is encoded by the coding sequence ATGGAGAAGAAGAACATGGGTTTCCTTCCAAATAGGGAGAAGCTGGTAAAGGAGTTAACTCCTCAGGTTAAGGAAGACCTTAAAAACTACTTTCAGGATAGGGATTACGGCGTAATTGCTATAACGAGAGAAGATGCCCTTAGAGCCTTTGTTGTAAAGGCTACTAACCTCTGTGAGATTGCCCGTTTAAGACATAAACTCTCCCCTATGGCTACTGCTGTTTTGGGAAGGGCTCTAATTGGGGCAATCCTTCTAACTTCCCTTTTAAAGCACGGAACAGACCAGAGGGTTCTTTTAAGGATTGAAGGAGACGGCCCGATAGGTTTAGTAGTTGCAGAGGCAAACGCTAAAGGGGAAGTAAGGGGCTTCGTTCAAAACCCCAACGTTCCTACCTTTGTTAAGGAAGAGAGTGGAAAGAAGAAGTTTGATATAGGTAAGGCAGTTGGTAAAGGAACCCTTACAGTCGTTAAGGACTTAGGTTTTGGAACTCCTTATGAAAGCTCCGTTCCCCTAGTTTCTGGAGAGATTGCTCAGGATATAGCTTACTACCTTTTAAAGTCTGAGCAAATTCCTTCTGCCGTTGCAATAGGCGTTTTAGTTGGAGAAACTGGAAAAGTTGAGGCGGCAGGAGGTTTCTTGGCTCAGCCACTTCCAGGAGCTTCTGAAGAGGCAATTGAGAAACTTGAGGAGAACGTTAAGTCACTCCCTCCAGTTAGTACCCTTATAAAGGAAGGTAAGAGGCCAGAGGATATTGCAGAGCTCCTCTTTAAAGGGTTTACAACGGAGCTCCTTGCACTTAAAGAGCTCTCCTTTAGATGTAAGTGCAGTAAGGAACTTGCAAGGGGAGGCCTTATCGCTATGCCTGAGGAGGAGCTCGAGAAGTTAATTGAGGAAGGTCAGGCCTCTGTTAAGTGTAACTTCTGTGGAGAGGAGTACGTCTTTACGAAGGAGGAGCTCCAGGAAATTATGGAAGAGAAGAGGAAGGGGAATAACTGA
- a CDS encoding class I SAM-dependent methyltransferase, with the protein MGRNVFDEAARTWDEKPSRVENAQKVGSAILEFLPVSKSWRALEIGAGTGLLTFYLQPYLGEIVAVDSSRGMFEVLKEKIEKFNVKNVKPLLMDAETQLPEVKFNLIFLHMTLHHVKDVLSLFKKLRGLLLPGGFLAVGDLLKEDGTFHKDNSSVFHFGFSKKELFNYFKEAGLEPYLFEIVHKIERNGRDYPIFLGVAKTPLR; encoded by the coding sequence ATGGGAAGGAACGTCTTTGATGAAGCTGCAAGGACTTGGGATGAAAAGCCTTCAAGGGTAGAAAACGCTCAAAAGGTCGGAAGTGCTATTTTGGAGTTTTTACCCGTCAGTAAAAGCTGGAGAGCCCTTGAGATCGGTGCAGGGACGGGACTTTTAACCTTTTACCTTCAACCCTATTTAGGTGAGATTGTTGCAGTTGATTCTTCAAGGGGAATGTTTGAAGTCCTTAAGGAAAAAATAGAGAAGTTTAACGTTAAAAACGTTAAACCCCTTTTGATGGACGCTGAAACTCAACTTCCAGAGGTTAAGTTTAACCTTATTTTTCTCCATATGACCCTTCACCACGTTAAGGACGTTCTTTCCCTATTTAAAAAGCTAAGAGGACTCTTACTTCCAGGAGGCTTTTTAGCAGTTGGAGACCTTTTAAAGGAGGACGGAACTTTCCATAAGGATAACTCTAGCGTTTTCCACTTTGGATTTAGCAAAAAGGAACTCTTTAACTACTTTAAGGAGGCAGGGCTTGAACCCTACCTCTTTGAAATTGTTCACAAAATAGAAAGGAACGGTAGAGATTATCCGATATTTTTAGGAGTTGCTAAAACTCCCTTGAGATAA